A region from the Dinoroseobacter shibae DFL 12 = DSM 16493 genome encodes:
- a CDS encoding DUF1800 domain-containing protein, with amino-acid sequence MVSAATLAAFRYGYGPRPDGAKVRDAAGLLASLPDAGLPFTDDWDTRYAIFEMIRQARRDRDRGVDGSMQRSRSANRAFAQYLRRDQRRAVQAAMESPTGFDQRLLAFWIDHFTAAQTFPRLSLALPHMHATAIGPHITGRFKDMLRAVITHPAMVMYLDQGRSFGPNSPAGLERGRGLNENLARELLELHTLGVDAGYTQTDVRELAELLTGLAHGPDGYAFYRGRVEPGPETVMGRTYHSDRPGIEPIAQVLDDLAAHPETAQHLARKLVVHFLGAPAPRDLVADMADAYLATDTRLTALYDVMLHDPRAWHPQAVKARTPFEFVVAALRAAGTDPAQLSGLRPREVNRDFLQPLAQMGQPLWRPQGPDGWPEAPEAWITPVGLSARLRWSDGFAKRMLGGSDPRDFLDTAVGDAASPTLRFAVAGAEDRIEGHVIVLASPEFNRR; translated from the coding sequence ATGGTCAGCGCCGCAACCCTCGCCGCGTTCAGATACGGCTACGGCCCCCGGCCTGACGGGGCGAAGGTGCGCGATGCCGCGGGCCTGCTCGCCAGCCTGCCGGACGCGGGCCTGCCGTTTACCGACGACTGGGACACGCGCTACGCGATCTTCGAGATGATCCGGCAGGCCCGCCGGGACCGCGACAGGGGCGTGGACGGGAGCATGCAGCGCAGCCGCAGCGCCAACCGGGCTTTCGCACAGTATCTGCGCCGGGACCAGCGGCGCGCCGTTCAGGCCGCGATGGAATCGCCCACGGGCTTCGATCAGCGCCTGCTCGCGTTCTGGATCGATCATTTTACCGCGGCTCAGACCTTCCCGCGCTTGTCCCTGGCCTTGCCGCACATGCACGCGACAGCCATCGGCCCGCACATTACCGGCCGCTTCAAGGACATGCTGCGCGCGGTGATCACGCACCCGGCCATGGTGATGTATCTCGACCAGGGGCGGAGTTTCGGCCCCAACAGCCCCGCAGGGCTGGAACGCGGTCGGGGGTTGAACGAGAACCTCGCGCGGGAGCTGTTGGAGTTGCACACGCTTGGCGTTGACGCGGGCTATACCCAGACCGATGTGCGCGAGCTGGCCGAGTTGCTCACCGGGCTTGCCCATGGACCCGATGGCTACGCCTTCTACCGCGGGCGGGTGGAGCCGGGGCCGGAAACCGTGATGGGGCGCACCTATCACAGCGACCGGCCGGGCATCGAGCCGATCGCGCAGGTTCTTGACGATCTCGCCGCACATCCCGAGACCGCCCAGCACCTGGCGCGCAAGCTCGTCGTACATTTCCTTGGCGCCCCGGCACCACGGGACCTGGTTGCGGATATGGCCGATGCCTATCTCGCCACGGACACGCGCTTGACGGCGCTCTACGATGTGATGTTGCACGACCCCCGAGCCTGGCACCCGCAGGCGGTGAAGGCACGGACGCCCTTCGAGTTCGTGGTGGCGGCCCTGCGCGCCGCAGGCACCGATCCCGCGCAGCTCAGCGGCCTGCGCCCGCGCGAGGTCAACCGGGACTTCCTGCAACCGCTGGCGCAAATGGGTCAACCGCTCTGGCGGCCCCAGGGTCCCGACGGATGGCCCGAAGCACCCGAGGCATGGATCACGCCGGTGGGCCTTTCGGCACGGCTGCGCTGGAGCGACGGGTTCGCCAAGCGGATGCTCGGCGGCTCGGACCCCCGCGACTTTCTCGACACGGCCGTCGGGGATGCCGCGTCGCCCACCCTGCGATTTGCCGTGGCCGGGGCCGAGGATCGCATCGAAGGCCATGTGATCGTCTTGGCCAGCCCTGAATTCAACCGCCGGTAA
- a CDS encoding cache domain-containing protein translates to MARFIAPYLKRLQVSYGQKLFLLATIPLVLAVAAISVVVADQGRQLAEREISGLETQLIEAKKRELRNYIQLARTAFFAEYGRAAPDDEAAKERVTQILAAMLYGRDGFFFVYHYDGTNLVSPRQTELINRNWTGRTDSNGVPVVDELVRIARAGAGYHTYDWVKPSTGEEARMITYVVGLQDWQWALGTGIFIDDVLTHVAAARAATESRIAQTFFWIGAITLAALLAVFASGLLINIRERRLADAKLKALTQRVLDTQEEERGRVARELHDSISQLLVGIRYALELARRRVQTGDARAQENIEKGIDGLNGAIQEVRRISRDLRPGQLDDLGLGPAIQDLAEEFTKRTGIRAEMKTVVFRNRLDPEAKIALYRIAQEALTNIERHAQATEVHLDLFGHQTGATLRVADNGRGLANVSRGAGGLGLRNMQERVEQLDGTLQVFSSEAGTRIDATVPLSHILPPEPAARSTAAPVRKVRA, encoded by the coding sequence ATGGCCCGGTTCATTGCCCCGTATCTGAAGCGCTTGCAGGTCAGCTATGGCCAGAAGCTCTTTCTGCTGGCGACCATTCCACTCGTGCTCGCGGTGGCCGCGATCTCGGTCGTGGTGGCCGACCAGGGCCGTCAACTGGCGGAGCGCGAGATCTCAGGGCTGGAAACCCAGCTGATCGAGGCCAAGAAGCGCGAGCTGCGCAATTACATCCAGCTGGCCCGCACCGCGTTCTTTGCCGAATACGGCCGCGCCGCCCCCGATGACGAGGCCGCCAAGGAACGGGTGACCCAGATCCTCGCCGCCATGCTCTATGGGCGCGACGGGTTCTTCTTCGTCTATCATTATGACGGAACCAACCTCGTGAGCCCGCGCCAGACCGAGCTGATCAACCGCAACTGGACCGGCCGCACCGACAGCAACGGCGTCCCCGTGGTGGACGAGTTGGTCCGCATCGCGCGCGCCGGGGCGGGGTATCACACCTATGACTGGGTCAAACCCTCCACGGGCGAAGAGGCGCGGATGATCACCTACGTGGTCGGCCTGCAAGACTGGCAATGGGCGCTGGGGACCGGCATTTTCATCGACGACGTGCTGACGCACGTGGCCGCGGCCCGCGCCGCGACCGAGTCCCGCATCGCGCAGACCTTCTTCTGGATCGGGGCGATCACGCTGGCGGCCCTGCTGGCGGTGTTTGCCTCCGGTTTGCTGATCAACATCCGCGAGCGGCGGCTGGCAGACGCCAAACTCAAGGCGCTGACCCAGCGCGTCCTCGACACCCAGGAGGAAGAGCGCGGCCGCGTGGCCCGCGAGTTGCATGACAGCATCAGCCAACTTCTCGTGGGCATCCGCTACGCGCTGGAACTGGCCCGAAGGCGGGTCCAGACCGGCGACGCGCGCGCCCAGGAGAATATCGAGAAGGGCATCGATGGGCTGAACGGCGCCATCCAGGAGGTCCGCCGCATCAGTCGCGACCTGCGCCCGGGACAGCTCGACGATCTTGGCCTCGGCCCTGCGATCCAAGACCTGGCCGAGGAGTTCACCAAGCGCACCGGCATCCGCGCGGAAATGAAAACGGTCGTGTTCCGGAATCGCCTCGACCCGGAGGCCAAGATCGCGCTCTACCGTATCGCCCAGGAGGCCCTGACAAATATCGAACGTCACGCCCAGGCCACCGAAGTGCATCTGGACCTCTTCGGACACCAGACCGGCGCGACCCTGCGGGTGGCCGACAACGGGCGCGGCCTGGCCAATGTCTCCCGCGGCGCGGGCGGGCTCGGCCTGCGCAACATGCAGGAGCGGGTCGAACAGCTCGACGGCACGCTGCAGGTTTTCTCCTCGGAGGCTGGCACCCGAATTGACGCCACCGTGCCACTCAGTCACATCCTGCCCCCAGAACCGGCCGCCCGCAGCACCGCGGCCCCCGTCCGAAAGGTCCGCGCATGA
- a CDS encoding molybdopterin-binding protein: protein MKFGAVPLTKAEGALLAHALRLPSGKLSKGTVLTSQMLAEIAQTGLDEVIVARLEPGDIDENAAAARVAAALVPEASRPHLRITEPFTGRVNIVAEASGIIEIDVPAIEALNSVDPLITLATVPQYARVTPGMLVGTVKIIAYGVAADAAQQAAQCGAGSLRLRPARYSSAGLVLTEFGPADARLRDKSIAAIETRLIQLGMSLAETRVTGHNTAEIGAALAGLDGEMALLLTASATSDPADVGPEGVRAAGGQVTRFGMPVDPGNLLFLGEIGPRPVIGLPGCARSPALNGADWVLERVACGLQVTGADIAAMGVGGLLKEIPSRPQPRRPRRKPE from the coding sequence ATGAAGTTCGGAGCGGTTCCCTTGACCAAGGCGGAAGGCGCCCTGCTGGCCCATGCGCTGCGGCTGCCGTCGGGCAAGCTGTCCAAGGGGACGGTTCTGACCTCGCAGATGCTGGCCGAGATCGCGCAGACCGGTCTCGACGAGGTGATCGTCGCCCGGCTCGAGCCGGGGGATATCGATGAGAACGCCGCTGCGGCGCGGGTGGCCGCCGCGCTGGTGCCAGAGGCCTCCCGGCCGCATCTGCGGATCACCGAGCCCTTCACAGGTCGGGTGAATATCGTGGCGGAAGCCTCTGGAATAATTGAGATAGATGTTCCGGCCATCGAGGCGCTGAACTCCGTCGATCCGTTGATTACCCTGGCCACCGTGCCGCAATATGCCCGCGTTACACCGGGTATGCTGGTCGGGACGGTCAAGATCATTGCCTATGGCGTGGCCGCCGACGCCGCGCAGCAGGCCGCGCAGTGTGGCGCGGGCAGCTTGCGTCTGCGCCCGGCCCGCTACAGCTCCGCGGGGCTGGTTCTGACGGAGTTCGGGCCCGCCGATGCCCGTTTGCGCGACAAGAGCATTGCGGCGATCGAGACGCGGCTGATCCAGCTGGGCATGTCATTGGCCGAGACCCGCGTGACCGGCCACAACACCGCCGAGATCGGGGCGGCCCTGGCCGGTCTCGATGGTGAGATGGCGCTCTTGCTGACCGCCTCCGCCACCTCGGACCCGGCGGATGTCGGGCCGGAAGGGGTGCGCGCGGCAGGCGGACAGGTGACCCGGTTCGGCATGCCCGTGGACCCGGGCAACCTGTTGTTTCTGGGCGAGATCGGGCCGCGGCCGGTGATCGGGCTGCCGGGTTGTGCGCGGTCGCCCGCGCTCAATGGCGCGGATTGGGTGCTGGAGAGGGTGGCGTGCGGGTTGCAGGTCACGGGCGCGGATATCGCGGCCATGGGGGTTGGCGGGCTTCTGAAGGAAATCCCCAGCCGCCCGCAACCGCGCCGTCCCCGGCGCAAGCCGGAGTGA
- a CDS encoding LysR family transcriptional regulator, with translation MKDLDIYGLDGRQLKLFLCVFDTVSVSRAADQLGITQSTASHGLERLRKALGDPLFVKSGRGIAPTDTAKELAPRVRAVLIGLEGLRTSATYDPAQDTGAFRIATNVTEILPKLIEIKARICKAAPHVTIHFHDMGSRVNAGELLSAGAADLVIAVSLPSYPSLLLAERLYSDRSVCYYCPKQRGPIESVEDFVEAKHAALDFGASIKSSVGQELERQGIIRRIRMTAPNSHTLAELMRDSDYVATMPLRLHKTVFKDFSYSTPPMALPPITHDMLWHVRNDNAARNSWLREVVRSTR, from the coding sequence ATGAAGGATCTGGATATCTACGGCCTCGACGGCCGTCAATTGAAGCTATTCCTGTGTGTATTCGATACTGTTTCGGTCAGTCGGGCCGCGGATCAACTGGGGATCACGCAATCTACGGCCAGCCATGGGCTGGAAAGGTTGCGAAAAGCACTCGGCGATCCGCTATTCGTCAAATCGGGTCGTGGCATTGCGCCGACCGACACGGCAAAGGAATTGGCACCCCGGGTGCGCGCGGTTCTGATCGGTCTGGAGGGGTTACGCACAAGCGCCACCTATGACCCGGCCCAAGACACCGGGGCCTTCCGGATCGCGACCAACGTGACCGAAATCCTGCCCAAGCTCATCGAGATCAAGGCCCGGATTTGCAAGGCCGCCCCCCATGTCACCATCCACTTCCACGACATGGGTTCACGGGTAAATGCCGGCGAACTGCTCTCTGCCGGGGCGGCAGACCTGGTGATCGCCGTGAGCCTGCCGAGTTACCCGTCCCTGTTGCTGGCCGAGCGGCTCTATTCGGACCGATCTGTCTGTTACTACTGCCCCAAGCAACGTGGCCCGATCGAAAGCGTCGAGGATTTCGTGGAAGCCAAGCATGCGGCCCTCGACTTCGGAGCATCCATAAAGAGCTCGGTCGGACAAGAACTGGAGCGACAGGGCATCATTCGGCGCATCCGGATGACCGCACCCAATTCCCACACACTGGCGGAACTCATGCGCGATTCCGATTACGTGGCGACGATGCCCCTGCGACTGCACAAGACCGTCTTCAAGGACTTCAGCTACAGCACACCGCCAATGGCGCTGCCCCCGATCACCCATGACATGCTCTGGCATGTGCGCAACGACAATGCTGCGCGGAACAGCTGGTTGCGCGAGGTGGTTCGCTCCACACGTTAG
- the tgt gene encoding tRNA guanosine(34) transglycosylase Tgt, with amino-acid sequence MTQRFSFTRLGQDGAARLGRINTPRGEIRTPAFMPVGTAATVKAMRPESVRETGADILLGNTYHLMLRPTAERIARLGGLHRFMNWDRPILTDSGGFQVMSLTGLRKLTEQGVTFKSHIDGSKHMLSPERSMEIQKLLRSDIVMCFDECPALPAPRERITESMELSMRWAARSREAFGDWPGHALFGIQQGGLEEDLRGKSAEALRAIEFDGYAVGGLAVGEGQEAMFGVLDYAPGMLPEDKPRYLMGVGKPGDLVGAVKRGIDMFDCVLPSRSGRTGQVFTRRGVVNIKNARHADDPRPLDEDCTCPACRSYSRAYLHHVFRAGEILSSMLLTWHNLHYYQELMQGMRDAIGAGDFAGFEARFLAQQAEGDIAPV; translated from the coding sequence ATGACACAGAGATTTTCCTTCACGCGCCTCGGACAGGACGGGGCGGCGCGGCTTGGCCGTATCAACACGCCCCGCGGAGAGATCCGGACGCCGGCCTTCATGCCGGTGGGCACGGCGGCCACGGTCAAGGCCATGCGCCCCGAAAGCGTGCGCGAGACCGGGGCGGATATCCTGCTGGGCAATACCTACCACCTGATGCTGCGCCCCACGGCGGAGCGGATCGCGCGCCTCGGCGGGTTACACAGGTTCATGAACTGGGACCGGCCGATCCTGACCGATTCCGGCGGGTTCCAGGTGATGAGCCTGACCGGGTTGCGCAAGCTCACCGAGCAGGGCGTGACTTTCAAGAGCCATATCGATGGCTCGAAACACATGCTCAGTCCCGAGCGGTCGATGGAGATCCAGAAACTGCTCCGATCGGATATCGTCATGTGCTTCGACGAGTGCCCGGCCTTGCCCGCGCCGCGGGAGCGGATCACCGAGAGCATGGAGTTGTCCATGCGCTGGGCCGCGCGGTCGCGCGAGGCGTTCGGGGACTGGCCGGGGCATGCGCTCTTCGGGATCCAGCAGGGCGGGCTGGAGGAGGATCTGCGCGGCAAGAGCGCCGAGGCGCTGCGGGCCATCGAGTTCGACGGCTACGCAGTCGGCGGGCTCGCGGTGGGCGAGGGGCAGGAGGCGATGTTCGGCGTGCTGGATTACGCCCCCGGAATGCTGCCCGAGGACAAGCCGCGTTACCTGATGGGGGTCGGCAAGCCCGGCGACCTGGTGGGCGCGGTCAAGCGGGGCATCGACATGTTCGACTGCGTGCTGCCGTCGCGGTCGGGCCGCACGGGGCAGGTCTTCACCCGGCGCGGGGTGGTCAACATCAAGAACGCGCGCCATGCGGATGATCCGCGTCCGCTGGACGAGGATTGCACCTGCCCGGCCTGCCGCAGTTACAGTCGGGCCTATCTGCACCATGTGTTCCGGGCCGGTGAAATTCTGTCCTCGATGCTGCTGACCTGGCACAACCTGCATTACTACCAGGAGTTGATGCAGGGGATGCGCGATGCGATCGGTGCCGGGGATTTCGCAGGGTTCGAGGCGCGGTTTCTGGCGCAGCAGGCCGAGGGCGATATCGCGCCGGTCTGA
- a CDS encoding MFS transporter: MDARLYYLTLGNVMIGTGTMVVSGILDPIAADLAISVSAAGQVTTVYALAFALGAPVAAAFTGRFDRSRVLALSLLVFAAASLLSAVAPNYTTLLIARGLGGLAAATFSPTAVAVAASLVPPAERGRAIALVFGGMTIASVLGVPLGTWIGLNFGWRILLAGLGVLSLGAVIALWRGVPGGLFLPAATLARWDEALRLPIIRALLGVTLFQIGGSFVLFAFFGPYLGTVTGVGTDGIASLLFLFGLASLIGNFAAGWAVDRVGAGPVAHGAIALTALSMVALLGTAGAPVLAGLAIILWGSAVFGINTAQQARLVDAAPGLATVVLPANSSILFAGQALGAALGGAVLAMGGLAALPLVGALVVGIALVLSLRAMRQTGRAPV; encoded by the coding sequence ATGGACGCCCGTCTTTATTACCTGACCCTCGGCAACGTGATGATCGGCACCGGCACCATGGTGGTGTCGGGCATCCTCGACCCGATCGCCGCCGATCTCGCGATCAGCGTCTCTGCCGCGGGCCAGGTCACGACCGTTTACGCCCTCGCCTTCGCGCTCGGAGCCCCCGTCGCCGCCGCCTTTACCGGCCGGTTCGACCGGTCGCGGGTGCTGGCCCTGTCGCTTCTGGTCTTCGCCGCCGCCAGCCTGCTCAGCGCGGTGGCGCCGAATTACACGACGTTGCTGATTGCGCGGGGGCTGGGCGGGCTGGCCGCCGCGACCTTCTCGCCAACGGCCGTGGCCGTGGCCGCCTCGCTTGTGCCCCCGGCGGAACGGGGCCGCGCCATCGCCCTCGTTTTCGGCGGGATGACCATCGCCAGCGTGCTGGGCGTGCCCCTCGGCACCTGGATCGGGCTGAATTTCGGCTGGCGCATCCTGCTGGCCGGGCTCGGGGTGCTCAGCCTCGGCGCGGTGATCGCCCTGTGGCGCGGGGTGCCCGGTGGGCTCTTCCTGCCCGCGGCCACGCTGGCCCGCTGGGACGAGGCCCTGCGCCTGCCCATCATCCGCGCGCTGCTTGGCGTGACGCTGTTCCAGATCGGCGGGAGCTTCGTACTCTTTGCCTTCTTCGGCCCCTATCTCGGCACGGTCACGGGGGTCGGCACGGACGGGATCGCGAGCTTGCTGTTTCTCTTCGGGCTCGCCAGCCTGATCGGCAATTTCGCCGCCGGATGGGCCGTGGACCGGGTGGGCGCAGGCCCGGTGGCCCATGGCGCGATCGCGTTGACGGCGCTGAGCATGGTCGCGCTTCTTGGCACCGCGGGGGCGCCGGTGCTGGCGGGTCTGGCGATCATCCTGTGGGGCAGTGCCGTGTTCGGCATCAACACGGCGCAGCAGGCCCGCCTCGTTGACGCCGCGCCGGGGCTGGCCACGGTCGTGCTGCCCGCCAATTCCTCGATTCTCTTTGCAGGACAGGCGCTGGGGGCCGCGCTCGGTGGCGCGGTGCTGGCCATGGGCGGGCTCGCGGCCTTGCCGCTGGTGGGCGCGCTGGTGGTGGGCATCGCCCTCGTTCTGTCCCTGCGTGCCATGCGTCAGACCGGGCGCGCGCCGGTTTGA
- a CDS encoding DUF1501 domain-containing protein: protein MDVTRRKLLRSGLAVGCSLAASPLITPVTLAAVPGDARLVVIVLRGAMDGLDVVRPVGDVDFKALRPSATDHGPALDTRFALHPELAPLAPWWQRGELAFAHAVSTPYRDRRSHFDGQDALENGSAATNGALTPGADGWLNRALAGLPDVRSETGFAVGHETLLLLRGDQPVSTWAPDADLHLSPQAQALLRKIYAGDPLFAAAHAQAAALSEATDAAEMSARQARRGEALARFSAARLREETRVAAFSLGGWDTHARQAPALARALRDLVSALTTLKTDLGADWSRTVVMAVTEFGRTARENGSQGTDHGTGGAALFAGGALAGGRVITDWPGLSDAALYEGRDLMPTRDLRALAAWVLRDHMGVAASHLDRIVFPGLEMGSSPRLIA, encoded by the coding sequence ATGGACGTCACGCGACGAAAACTTCTGCGGTCGGGCCTTGCGGTGGGCTGCTCGCTCGCGGCCTCGCCATTGATCACGCCGGTGACCTTGGCGGCGGTGCCCGGCGACGCGCGGCTGGTGGTAATCGTGCTGCGCGGGGCGATGGACGGGCTCGATGTCGTGCGTCCCGTGGGCGACGTGGATTTCAAAGCCCTGCGCCCTTCGGCCACGGATCACGGCCCCGCCCTCGACACCCGGTTCGCGCTGCACCCGGAGTTGGCCCCCCTTGCCCCCTGGTGGCAGCGGGGCGAGTTGGCCTTCGCCCATGCGGTCTCGACCCCGTACCGGGATCGGCGCAGCCATTTCGACGGGCAGGATGCACTGGAAAACGGCAGTGCGGCCACGAACGGCGCCTTGACCCCCGGGGCCGATGGCTGGCTCAACCGGGCATTGGCCGGGCTGCCGGATGTCCGCAGCGAGACCGGGTTCGCCGTGGGCCATGAAACACTGCTGCTGCTGCGCGGCGACCAGCCTGTTTCCACCTGGGCACCGGACGCGGATCTTCACCTGTCGCCGCAGGCGCAGGCCCTGCTGCGCAAGATCTATGCGGGCGATCCCCTCTTCGCCGCCGCCCATGCGCAGGCCGCGGCCCTGTCGGAGGCGACCGATGCGGCCGAGATGAGCGCGAGACAGGCGCGGCGGGGCGAGGCGCTGGCCCGGTTCTCGGCCGCACGGCTGCGCGAGGAAACCCGCGTTGCGGCCTTTTCCCTCGGCGGTTGGGACACCCATGCGCGCCAGGCGCCTGCCCTTGCGCGCGCCCTGCGCGATCTGGTCAGCGCGTTGACCACCCTGAAGACCGATCTGGGAGCGGACTGGTCCCGCACGGTGGTGATGGCGGTGACCGAATTCGGCCGCACCGCGCGGGAGAACGGCTCGCAAGGGACCGACCACGGCACGGGTGGGGCGGCCCTGTTCGCCGGCGGCGCGCTGGCCGGGGGGCGGGTGATCACCGACTGGCCGGGCCTGTCGGATGCGGCGCTGTACGAAGGGCGGGACCTGATGCCCACGCGCGATTTGCGGGCGCTGGCGGCCTGGGTGCTGCGCGACCATATGGGGGTCGCGGCCAGCCACCTCGACCGCATCGTGTTCCCGGGGCTGGAGATGGGCAGCTCCCCGCGCCTGATCGCCTGA
- a CDS encoding response regulator transcription factor: MTLAPDTPPRTKVVIVDDHPMVAEGIEAILETYDDLQVIGRLCNGRELVEQVETLAPDVILLDLNMPEINGLSATEMVLEKCPDTRILILSMHDSAEYISTAMSHGARGYILKDVLTDEIRLAIEAVMRGETYMCTGASASLEPNTADGREPLTSREQTILLQLASGKSNKEVAATLDISVRTVETHRKNIKRKLGISSTAGLTRYAMEHGVLQGTGVDL, from the coding sequence ATGACACTCGCACCCGATACGCCGCCGCGCACCAAGGTCGTTATCGTCGATGATCATCCGATGGTCGCAGAGGGCATCGAGGCGATCCTTGAAACCTACGACGACCTGCAGGTCATCGGACGCCTCTGCAATGGGCGCGAGCTGGTCGAGCAGGTTGAAACCCTTGCGCCGGACGTGATCCTGCTGGACCTGAACATGCCCGAGATCAACGGGCTGAGCGCGACCGAGATGGTGCTGGAAAAATGCCCCGACACCCGGATCCTGATCCTGTCGATGCATGACAGCGCCGAATACATCTCGACCGCCATGAGCCACGGCGCGCGGGGCTATATCCTCAAGGATGTGCTTACCGACGAGATCCGCCTCGCCATCGAGGCCGTGATGCGAGGCGAGACCTACATGTGCACCGGCGCGTCGGCCTCACTGGAGCCCAACACGGCCGACGGGCGCGAACCGCTGACCTCGCGGGAGCAGACGATCCTGCTGCAACTGGCCTCGGGAAAGTCCAACAAGGAAGTGGCGGCGACATTGGACATCTCGGTCCGGACGGTCGAGACCCATCGCAAGAACATCAAGCGCAAGCTGGGCATATCGTCCACCGCGGGGCTGACCCGCTACGCCATGGAGCATGGCGTTTTGCAAGGCACCGGCGTCGATCTCTGA
- a CDS encoding HesB/IscA family protein — protein MFGIPGKAPVTITDRAAAHIGKLMAQGNKQGLRIGVKKGGCAGMEYTMDYVDEIDPHDEVVETGEARVMIAPMAQMFLFGTEIDYETSLLESGFKFRNPNVVDACGCGESIKFDEALAAKT, from the coding sequence ATGTTTGGTATCCCCGGCAAGGCCCCCGTGACCATCACCGACCGTGCGGCGGCGCATATCGGCAAGCTCATGGCGCAGGGCAACAAGCAAGGCCTGCGGATCGGGGTCAAGAAGGGCGGTTGCGCGGGCATGGAATACACCATGGACTACGTGGACGAGATCGACCCCCATGACGAGGTGGTCGAGACCGGCGAAGCCCGGGTGATGATCGCGCCCATGGCGCAGATGTTCCTGTTCGGGACCGAGATCGATTACGAAACCTCCCTGCTCGAATCCGGGTTCAAGTTCCGCAATCCGAATGTGGTCGATGCCTGCGGATGCGGTGAATCGATCAAGTTCGACGAAGCGCTCGCCGCGAAAACCTGA
- a CDS encoding XdhC family protein has translation MTISHDQMPEQALAWHRQGKGAVIATVVETWGSAPRPIGSQLVISGEAELAGSVSGGCVEGAVVAEALDAIESGKASSMTFGVSDDEAFAVGLACGGQIRVIVEPVGPHVSEDMLADLVAARAARAPVALAVNPDTWERRLVRPDTDDPLCPALMSRARADKSGFEGDWFLGLHNPPLRMVVVGAVHIAQPLLAMARLAGYDPVLVDPRAAFGSEARFPGETILDEWPDAALKAHGLDARTAVVTLTHDPKLDDPAIEVALGAPCFYLGCLGSTRTHAKRVARLQEAGFDEAAIARIHAPVGLDIGAKSPAEIAISIMAEITDRLRKAP, from the coding sequence ATGACGATATCGCACGATCAGATGCCCGAGCAGGCACTGGCCTGGCACCGGCAGGGCAAGGGTGCCGTGATCGCCACGGTGGTGGAGACCTGGGGCTCCGCGCCGCGCCCCATCGGGAGCCAGCTGGTGATCTCGGGGGAGGCTGAATTGGCCGGGTCGGTCTCGGGCGGCTGTGTCGAAGGTGCGGTGGTGGCCGAGGCCCTCGACGCCATCGAGAGCGGCAAGGCCAGTTCCATGACCTTCGGGGTCAGCGACGACGAGGCCTTTGCCGTCGGGCTCGCCTGTGGTGGGCAGATTCGCGTGATCGTCGAACCGGTGGGGCCACATGTTTCCGAGGACATGCTGGCCGACCTGGTCGCGGCCCGCGCCGCCCGGGCCCCGGTCGCGCTGGCGGTGAACCCGGACACGTGGGAGCGACGCCTTGTCCGCCCGGACACCGATGATCCGCTGTGCCCGGCGCTGATGTCGCGGGCACGGGCGGACAAGTCCGGTTTCGAAGGCGACTGGTTTCTCGGGCTGCATAATCCGCCCCTGCGCATGGTGGTGGTGGGGGCCGTACATATCGCCCAGCCCTTGCTGGCCATGGCGCGGCTGGCGGGGTATGATCCGGTCCTCGTCGATCCGCGGGCGGCCTTCGGCTCGGAGGCGCGCTTTCCCGGCGAGACGATCCTCGACGAATGGCCGGATGCCGCATTGAAGGCGCATGGGCTCGACGCGCGCACGGCGGTGGTCACCCTGACCCATGATCCCAAGCTGGACGATCCGGCCATCGAGGTTGCGCTTGGCGCGCCGTGTTTCTACCTCGGCTGTCTCGGATCGACGCGGACCCACGCCAAACGGGTCGCGCGCTTGCAGGAGGCCGGGTTCGACGAGGCCGCGATCGCGCGCATCCACGCGCCCGTGGGTCTCGACATCGGGGCAAAATCGCCCGCCGAGATCGCCATATCGATCATGGCCGAAATCACGGACCGGCTGCGGAAGGCGCCATGA
- a CDS encoding SUF system Fe-S cluster assembly protein, protein MSVETPPMEGAPLIRPSSTDHPLHEQIVEACRSVFDPEIPVNIYDLGLIYTIEISDEAEVDIIMTLTAPGCPVAGEMPGWVAEAVEPLPGVKQVNVALTWEPPWGMEMMSDEARLELGFM, encoded by the coding sequence ATGAGCGTAGAGACCCCCCCGATGGAAGGTGCGCCGCTGATCCGGCCTTCGAGCACGGACCACCCCTTGCACGAGCAGATCGTCGAGGCCTGCCGATCGGTGTTCGACCCGGAGATCCCGGTGAACATCTATGATCTCGGCCTGATCTACACGATCGAGATCAGCGACGAGGCCGAGGTGGATATCATCATGACCCTCACGGCCCCGGGTTGCCCCGTGGCGGGCGAAATGCCCGGCTGGGTCGCCGAAGCGGTCGAGCCGCTGCCCGGCGTGAAGCAGGTCAACGTGGCCCTGACCTGGGAGCCGCCCTGGGGCATGGAAATGATGTCCGACGAAGCCCGGCTCGAACTGGGCTTCATGTAA